The following are encoded in a window of Onthophagus taurus isolate NC chromosome 3, IU_Otau_3.0, whole genome shotgun sequence genomic DNA:
- the LOC139429480 gene encoding uncharacterized protein, giving the protein MYRACLVNTEQLRFQRILWRDSENFPIEVYELTTITYGTASASYLATRCLKQLGLESSDPVIANVIKNHFYVDDLLTGADSVEKVMYIIDGVSQTLNAGGFKLHKWVSNNPAILRCVSDSRAEDIIDMGRRENTRTLGLMWDPQKDVFKFNISKNTTMTRVTKRSILSEIAQIFDPLGLLSPVIIRAKIILQHIWQEGLDWDVSLPNQIYTRWCEFRDMLVLLNSIEIPRHISLKNANEFELHGFSDASIKAYGACVYLRATNSYNDCSVQLVCAKSRVAPIKPTTVPRLELLGALLLTDLVNKVRAALNLEIKRVVYWTDSSVLIGWLGTDPSKLHTFVGNRIARILDLSRASDWRYVSTEHNPADPVSRGIDSGALADLTIYWCGPVWLKQDESLWPRRTFRSESLPEIKVNVLKATIIEECVIPFTRFSTLFRLQRVIAYCLRFINNCSNKSDKRTGSLKCSELNEAQIYLIKCSQRDSFQDEINHLSGKGSLPQKNELTKLNVFLDHTGIMRVGGRLRNSSYNVDKKHPMLLHSKHVLTRLIFEHEHVQLLHAGPQHLLASIRDRYWPIGGRNLAKKVIFNCMRCFRVKPRVSQPIMGDLPSQRVTPAPPFSTTGVDYAGPFLLKDRKGRGSKTSKCYICLFVCFITRAIHLELVSDLTSECFIAALRRFVGRRGKPSQIFSDNGTNFVGANRELHQLGTFLQGSNQLTDVIENESINWSFIPPNSPHFGGLWEAGVKATKYHLKRVVGNVILTFEQFYTLLIQIEAILNSRPLSPLSTDPNDLTPLTPAHFLIGRTLSAPPDPSLDHVKLNRLSHYQYTQRIQQDFWKRWSKEYISELQRRSKWSTKTENLKIDELVVVKDDNLPTLKWLYGRVIALHPGSDGIARVATVRTTNGIIKRPTNKLSPLPMTN; this is encoded by the coding sequence atgtatCGTGCATGCCTCGTTAACACGGAACAATTAAGGTTCCAACGTATTCTATGGCGCGAttccgaaaattttccaatAGAGGTTTACGAGTTAACCACTATTACCTACGGTACAGCATCAGCAAGTTACCTAGCGACTCGCTGTTTAAAGCAGTTAGGTTTAGAAAGCTCCGATCCAGTGATTGCTAACGTTATTAAGAATCATTTTTACGTAGACGACCTTCTTACGGGAGCGGATTCAGTTGAGAAAGTTATGTACATTATTGACGGAGTATCACAAACTTTGAATGCGGGCGGTTTCAAGCTACATAAATGGGTTTCTAACAATCCCGCAATATTACGTTGTGTATCAGATAGTAGAGCGGAAGATATAATAGACATGGGACGTAGGGAAAATACGCGTACGTTAGGTCTGATGTGGGATCCTCAGAAAGAtgtctttaaatttaacattagcAAAAACACAACTATGACACGGGTTACCAAACGATCTATTCTTTCTGAGATAGCTCAAATCTTCGATCCGTTAGGGTTATTGAGTCCTGTTATCATAAGGGCCAAAATTATCCTTCAACACATTTGGCAGGAGGGATTGGATTGGGATGTTTCACTTCCAAATCAAATTTACACACGTTGGTGTGAATTTCGTGACATGTTAGTTCTATTAAATTCCATTGAAATTCCACGTcatatttcgttaaaaaatgcGAATGAATTTGAACTACATGGATTTTCAGACGCATCAATTAAAGCATACGGAGCTTGTGTTTACTTACGAGCTACTAATTCTTATAATGATTGTTCGGTTCAATTAGTATGCGCAAAATCCAGAGTGGCTCCAATAAAACCTACTACGGTTCCGCGATTAGAACTGCTTGGTGCTTTGTTACTTACCGATCTTGTTAATAAAGTTAGAGCAGCTTTAAATctagaaattaaaagagtAGTGTACTGGACGGACTCTAGTGTTCTGATAGGATGGCTAGGAACTGATCCTAGTAAATTACATACATTCGTAGGAAATCGCATTGCGCGAATTCTTGACTTATCGAGAGCGTCTGATTGGCGCTACGTTTCAACCGAGCACAACCCCGCAGACCCCGTTTCACGCGGTATAGACTCGGGAGCCCTCGCGGATTTAACAATATATTGGTGTGGTCCTGTATGGTTAAAGCAAGATGAGTCGTTATGGCCACGTAGAACGTTTCGTTCTGAAAGTTTACCGGAAATAAAGGTTAACGTTCTAAAAGCTACTATAATTGAAGAATGCGTTATTCCGTTCACGCGCTTTTCTACCCTATTTCGGCTACAACGTGTAATAGCATATTGTCTGCGgttcattaataattgttcaaatAAATCTGATAAACGAACGggttctttaaaatgttcggaATTGAATGAAGCGCAAATTTACCTAATCAAATGTAGTCAACGAGACTCATTTCAGGATGAAATCAATCATTTGAGTGGCAAGGGCAGTTTGCCGCAGAAAAACGAACTAACTAAATTAAACGTATTTCTTGATCACACTGGTATTATGCGCGTAGGCGGTCGATTACGCAATTCGTCTTATAACGTTGATAAAAAGCACCCGATGCTACTTCATAGTAAACACGTGTTAACGCGGTTGATCTTCGAACACGAACACGTACAACTTCTTCATGCAGGTCCGCAACATTTACTAGCTTCAATACGGGATCGGTATTGGCCGATTGGGGGGAGAAATCTTGCCAAAAAGGTAATCTTTAATTGCATGCGTTGTTTTCGAGTAAAACCGCGGGTGTCGCAGCCTATTATGGGCGATTTACCATCGCAACGTGTTACTCCAGCACCTCCGTTCAGTACCACCGGCGTCGATTACGCTGGCCCGTTTCTTTTGAAAGATCGGAAAGGTCGCGGTtctaaaacttcaaaatgctATATTTGTCTATTTGTATGCTTTATAACACGTGCTATACACCTTGAATTGGTGTCGGATTTGACTTCTGAATGTTTTATTGCAGCACTGCGGCGTTTTGTTGGTCGCCGTGGAAAGCCGTCTCAGATTTTTTCGGATAACGGTACCAATTTCGTCGGCGCGAATCGCGAGCTTCACCAGTTAGGAACGTTCCTACAAGGTTCCAATCAATTAACCGATGTGATTGAGAATGAGTCGATTAATTGGTCATTCATTCCCCCTAATTCGCCTCATTTCGGCGGTTTATGGGAGGCAGGCGTTAAAGCAACCAAATATCATTTAAAGCGGGTCGTTGGCAATGTAATACTTACCtttgaacaattttatacgctgttgattcaaattgaagctatcCTAAATTCTCGCCCTTTGTCACCCTTGTCCACGGATCCCAATGATTTAACACCCTTAACTCCTGCGCATTTCTTAATTGGGAGAACGCTTTCGGCCCCACCAGATCCAAGCCTGGATCACGTCAAGTTAAATCGGCTGTCCCACTATCAATATACGCAACGAATTCAGCAAGACTTTTGGAAGCGTTGGTCAAAGGAATACATTTCGGAACTCCAACGCCGTTCCAAGTGGTCAACTAAAACAGAGAAtcttaaaattgatgaattgGTTGTAGTAAAGGATGACAACTTACCAACATTGAAGTGGTTATATGGTCGCGTTATCGCTCTACACCCTGG
- the LOC139429481 gene encoding uncharacterized protein, whose amino-acid sequence MSEIETLIKKRGIVKGKLTNFSKFITKSKLDDKGSLDQTWVFELEQRYDRALNLISDFEIIQENIDLVSADGEVQALERENFETAFYASTAEAKRILTNSKNSRNSSLTVSPAPEQCVKLPVIDLPKFNGNSESWLEFHDIFESLIHNNHAVNDVQKFHYLLSTLTGEARQVIASLEITNTNYDVAWDLVCSRYNNPRILVQNHIKALFKIERITSVNSNVIRTLIDNIRKHLRALNTLKEPTDKWDTLIVYLVSTKLDFESNREWEHQKIQIDKPTLDDLLDCLKGRADLLESLEDKGASKSLVKHQSATKARSFVVSRQIDAIKCVLCKAEHNLQHCPEFLQLNIQKRIEQVKKLKLCMNCLRLGHFINQCRSGLCKQCKSKHHTLLHITYNRSDSQQSPTTQLQTLTSSSLTTVQTLLSTVTLHAFDRRNKKHTFRALLDPGSQSSFITTDLRERLHLPETKTNISVTGITQSKSTISSSCLLKIHSHCTNFSLQVTCLVLPVITSNLPQFAIDVNSLKIPAHLRLADPEFYNPNSIDMLLGADYFWELLCIGQIKLDDGPVIQNTRFGWIVSGPVQTSAVPSIQCNLVQSAQSSKLHEQLTRFWEVESVNVPISLSKSDAFCEKHFQETTSRTDDGRFIVTIPIDGELHQLGESYHNAKTRLLSMERKFKRLPEFGNKYREFMREYSELGHMRRVVSPQESDKNNYYIHTPPWCYK is encoded by the coding sequence ATGTCGGAAAtagaaactttaataaaaaaacgtggCATTGTCAAAGGCAAgctaacaaatttttcaaaatttattactaaatcGAAATTAGATGATAAGGGTAGTCTCGATCAGACGTGGGTTTTTGAGTTGGAACAACGGTACGATCGTgcacttaatttaattagtgaTTTCGAAATCATTCAGGAGAACATTGATTTAGTAAGCGCCGACGGGGAGGTGCAAGCGTTAGAACGAGAAAATTTTGAGACGGCTTTTTACGCAAGCACTGCGGAAGCCAAACGTATATTAACAAATAGCAAAAATTCTCGCAATTCTTCTCTCACTGTCAGTCCTGCTCCGGAGCAATGCGTAAAGTTACCGGTAATTGATTTACCTAAATTTAATGGAAATAGCGAATCATGGCTGGaatttcacgatattttcgAGTCATTGATTCATAATAATCATGCCGTGAATGACGTTCAAAAATTCCATTATTTGTTATCAACTTTAACGGGTGAAGCTCGACAAGTAATTGCGAGTTTAGAAATTACCAATACAAACTATGATGTTGCGTGGGATTTAGTTTGCAGTCGATATAACAACCCTCGAATACTAGTGCAAAATCACATTAAGgcactttttaaaattgaaagaattaCTTCCGTTAACTCGAATGTAATACGCactttaattgataacatTCGCAAACATTTACGTGCATTAAACACATTAAAGGAACCCACCGATAAATGGGACACATTAATTGTATATTTAGTTTCCACTAAATTGGATTTCGAATCAAACCGTGAATGGGAACATCAAAAAATACAGATTGATAAACCCACATTAGACGATTTATTGGATTGCTTAAAAGGTAGAGCTGATTTATTAGAATCACTTGAAGATAAAGGGGCGTCTAAATCATTAGTTAAACATCAGTCAGCTACTAAAGCTAGATCATTTGTAGTTTCAAGGCAGATAGATGCAATAAAATGTGTTTTGTGCAAGGCCGAACATAATCTTCAACATTGCCCTGAATTTCTTCAACTTAACATACAAAAACGTATAGAGcaagtaaaaaaattgaaactttgtATGAATTGTCTTCGATTGGGTCACTTTATTAATCAATGTAGGTCGGGTCTATGTAAACAATGTAAATCTAAACACCACACCCTTCTGCATATCACATATAATCGTTCAGATTCGCAACAATCACCAACAACACAATTACAAACTCTCACATCTAGTTCATTAACAACTGTacaaactttattatcaaCTGTCACTTTACATGCATTTGATCGGCGAAATAAAAAACACACATTCCGTGCACTACTAGATCCAGGTAGTCAAAGTAGCTTCATAACGACAGATCTTCGCGAAAGGTTGCATCTCcctgaaacaaaaacaaatatcagCGTTACGGGAATAACTCAATCTAAATCTACAATTTCTAGTTCATGTTTGCTAAAAATACATTCGCATTGTACTAATTTTTCACTTCAAGTTACGTGTCTTGTCCTTCCAGTAATTACTAGTAATTTGCCTCAGTTCGCTATCGATGTTAATTCGTTAAAGATTCCTGCTCACCTACGCTTAGCTGATCCTGAGTTTTATAACCCAAATAGTATTGATATGTTGCTAGGCGCAGATTACTTTTGGGAATTGTTGTGCATAGGTCAAATCAAATTAGATGATGGACCGGTTATACAAAATACAAGGTTCGGGTGGATTGTTTCGGGCCCGGTTCAAACAAGCGCTGTGCCTTCTATCCAGTGCAATTTAGTTCAAAGCGCACAGTCATCAAAACTTCACGAACAACTCACGCGTTTTTGGGAAGTTGAGTCGGTGAATGTACCCATTTCGCTATCGAAATCTGACGCGTTCTGTGAgaaacattttcaagaaaCGACCTCGCGAACGGATGACGGCCGATTCATAGTTACAATTCCAATCGATGGAGAACTTCATCAATTGGGCGAGTCGTATCACAATGCTAAAACACGCTTACTAAGTATGGAGCGTAAATTCAAGCGATTACCAGAATTCGGTAATAAATATCGCGAATTCATGCGAGAATACTCTGAATTAGGTCATATGCGTAGGGTAGTATCACCGCAGGAAtcagataaaaataattactatatACATACCCCACCATGGtgttataaatga
- the LOC111422350 gene encoding general transcription factor II-I repeat domain-containing protein 2-like: MKTFSDGEFVKECLEAVAKDIVPDKSKLFSNISLSRQTVCRRINDISNEIIVKLRDRIRDFKCFSLAFDESTDISDTAQLVVFVRGINESFEITEETLSSISLKDTTKGEDIFHAVENCLRENNLGLEILTGISTDIIFR; encoded by the coding sequence atgaaaacattttcggATGGTGAATTTGTGAAAGAATGTTTGGAAGCTGTAGCAAAAGATATTGTTCCTGATAAAAGTAAACTATTTTCGAATATAAGTCTGTCCCGGCAAACAGTGTGTCGTCGAATtaatgacatttcaaatgaaattattgtaaaactGCGCGATCGAATTCGAGATTTCAAATGTTTTTCCTTAGCATTCGACGAAAGTACAGACATTTCAGATACAGCTCAACTTGTAGTATTCGTTCGTGGAATAAATGAATCATTTGAAATAACTGAAGAAACGTTAAGCTCGATAAGTTTGAAAGATACTACAAAAGGTGAAGATATTTTCCATGCTGTTGAAAACTGTTTACGCGAAAACAACTTGGGTTTGGAAATTCTTACAGGAATATCAACAGATATTATATTTCGGTAA
- the LOC139429482 gene encoding piggyBac transposable element-derived protein 4-like encodes MNTEDLWNRDGTGIDMFWMTMSLQRFRFLLRVIRTDDKNTREERKQYDKLAPIREIFDSFVKNCQQHYTISEFTTVDEKLEAFRGRCGFRQYIPSKPSKYGIKIFALADAKTYYTFNQEVYVGQQPPGPYQVPNDPKNVVLRLIEPISKTGRNVTTDNWFTSYPLVEDLWQNHNLTLLHYSTIFKP; translated from the exons ATGAATACAGAAGACTTATGGAATCGAGATGGAACAGGAATCGACATGTTTTGGATGACAATGTCACTGCAACGTTTTCGGTTTCTTTTACGAGTAATTCGAACCGATGACAAAAATACAAGGGAAGAACGTAAACAGTACGATAAATTGGCTCCTATTCgagaaatttttgattcatttgtaaaaaattgtcaacaacACTATACAATATCCGAATTTACCACAGTTGATGAAAAGCTGGAAGCATTTAGAGGACGTTGTGGCTTTAGACAGTATATACCATCGAAGCCAAGTAAAtatggtataaaaattttcgctTTAGCAGATGCAAAAACGTACTATACTTTCAACCAAGAAGTATATGTTGGTCAACAACCTCCGGGGCCTTACCAAGTGCCTAATGacccaaaaaatgtagtattaCGTTTGATTGAACCAATTTCTAAAACAGGCAGGAATGTTACAACCGATAATTGGTTCACCAGTTATCCGTTAGTTGAGGACTTGTGGCAAAATCACAATCTAACACTT ctGCATTATTCAACAATATTCAAACCATAA
- the LOC139429483 gene encoding tigger transposable element-derived protein 1-like — MATKRPANEINLIAKRAKSVMTLEKKIQVLDMLREGKKATEVGRIFSVNESTIRSIKKKENEIRNSVKSGICSSLKVTSQIRDMNIEKMEKSLYIWIEDNGRRNIPLTRARLMDKAKDLYCHFSGDINYIEDDSKFKASRGWFERFKSRFNLHNVKLCGESASADHQQAAKFPDEIRKLIEEKGYCPEQIFNADETGLYWKQMPTRTYISKNEKTAAGFKSAKDRVTLLLCANSSGDFITKPMLVYRAANPRALKNKDKDALPVYWRANAKAWMTSHIFVEWYKECFVKEVERYLKSKNLSFRVLLILDNATSHPVDVLKLGHPYQGVIKAFKSHYIRHAFGFVHEKLENDSSLPIKDVWKLYNIEHAIINIKCALNDIKISTVSNSWKKLLKKDTEKSSEVDEAIDKAVLSARLLPGDDFQKVVAADIESLVNEENEELSNADLEALLIESESGSDEDEVISPCNKLSLKELNSFIQEANHLAEKIVEMDPVMERSIKFKNGLNTLLASYKELQKDMQNKAVQPTIHSFFKPSCSKSVPEHVDERLS; from the exons ATGGCTACAAAACGACCAGCGAACGAAATAAACTTAATTGCCAAACGCGCAAAGTCAGTTATGACATTAGAAAAAAAGATTCAAGTTCTTGATATGCTGCGAGAAGGGAAAAAAGCTACCGAAGTGGGCCGTATCTTTAGTGTAAATGAATCAACGATAAGatctataaagaaaaaagaaaatgaaatcagGAATAGCGTAAAAAGTGGCATCTGTTCATCATTAAAAGTAACATCACAAATTCGTGATatgaatattgagaaaatggAGAAGTCTCTTTATATTTGGATTGAAGATAACGGCCGCAGAAATATACCATTAACCAGAGCTAGATTAATGGATAAAGCCAAGGATCTTTATTGTCATTTTTCGGgtgatataaattatattgaagATGACTCTAAATTTAAAGCGAGCAGAGGATGGTTCGAAAGATTTAAATCTCGATTTAATCTTCATAACGTTAAGTTATGTGGAGAATCAGCTTCAGCTGATCATCAACAAGCTGCAAAATTTCctgatgaaataagaaaattaatagaagaaaaaggtTATTGCCCTGAACAAATCTTTAATGCGGATGAAACCGGACTTTATTGGAAACAGATGCCAACACGAAcatacatttcaaaaaatgaaaagactGCTGCTGGATTTAAATCAGCTAAGGATAGAGTCACACTTTTATTGTGTGCAAATTCAAGTGGAGACTTTATTACAAAGCCAATGTTGGTATACCGGGCAGCTAATCCACGTGCTTTAAAGAACAAGGACAAAGATGCTCTTCCTGTGTATTGGCGAGCTAATGCAAAAGCTTGGATGACTTCTCATATATTTGTTGAATGGTATAAAGAGTGTTTCGTTAAAGAAGTGGAACGTTatctaaaatctaaaaatttatcattccGTGTTTTATTGATATTGGATAACGCAACATCTCATCCAGTTGATGTTCTCAAGTTAGGTCATCCAT ACCAAGGTGTTATAAAGGCTTTCAAAAGTCATTACATCAGGCACGCGTTTGGATTTGTACACGAGAAATTAGAAAACGACAGTTCCCTTCCAATAAAAGACGTGTGGAAACTATACAATATTGAACAtgctattattaatataaaatgtgcTTTAAATGACATTAAAATATCGACTGTCAGTAAttcatggaaaaaattgttaaaaaaagacaCCGAAAAATCTTCTGAAGTTGATGAGGCAATAGACAAAGCTGTGCTCTCTGCACGGTTGCTACCAGGAGACGATTTTCAAAAGGTGGTAGCAGCTGATATAGAATCTCTTGTCAATGAAGAAAACGAAGAGTTATCCAATGCGGATTTAGAAGCACTCCTGATAGAGAGTGAATCAGGATCGGATGAAGATGAGGTTATTTCTCcttgtaataaattatcgtTGAAAGaacttaattcttttataCAAGAAGCAAATCATCTTGCTGAAAAGATCGTAGAAATGGATCCCGTAATGGAACGtagcataaaatttaaaaatgggtTAAATACTCTTCTTGCTTCTTACAAAGAGCTTCAAAAGGATATGCAAAATAAAGCTGTACAACCTACCATACATTCATTTTTCAAACCATCGTGTTCTAAATCAGTGCCTGAACATGTTGATGAAAggttaagttaa